One segment of Capnocytophaga sp. oral taxon 878 DNA contains the following:
- a CDS encoding ASCH domain-containing protein, with protein MNTLHLTIKKKWFDMILSGEKTEEYRDIKPYYNLRLIGKEYDTVVFRNGYARDAPSLTIELKSIRFGTGIPEWGAEANKKYFVLYLGKIINSKL; from the coding sequence ATGAACACCCTACACCTAACCATCAAAAAGAAATGGTTTGATATGATACTATCGGGCGAGAAAACCGAAGAATATCGCGATATCAAACCGTATTACAACCTTCGTCTTATTGGAAAAGAGTACGACACTGTTGTATTTCGCAATGGTTATGCTCGTGATGCTCCAAGCCTCACCATAGAATTAAAATCTATACGCTTTGGCACTGGCATACCCGAATGGGGCGCAGAAGCCAATAAGAAGTATTTCGTACTATACTTAGGCAAGATTATTAACAGTAAATTGTAA
- a CDS encoding primase-helicase family protein, translating into MNSDYKYTPEKLYENTDNGLDILHRYLPDCIGCERTRKPFRYRNERTPSAYLYLPPQGKCWIVKDFGGDTHTPIQVYQHLTGETDYHRTLQALYAEFNIGENSLNLTPNKTFAPRGNHPDGYFRIYPKTQIENLQVIHPFLTPEICARYNVHELQKVERVTSNGKLMTIEATPQYPMFAYSPDLNNWAKTYYPAEKKRKITDENGNTKTENFKHGYLGKKPPVYLHGLAYIKSIITDERYQKIQELRTQVENCDSPEFKKQIQELLNEELLPYIIICSGGSDGLTLASLSPDFYPVWGNSEGDIIQYTDYEYLKTISQHLINLPDVDTSGIEFAYKYSRKYWKLPTVFLPKYYLGEKGKDFRDYVNYFKEATPQTVANEFKKLLKIPVSCDFVTLEDKKYTINHENLFYFLQVNHYFVFQSDIAQNTDNENKGYLVKVDDYKLSIPQTATIRDFCVNYYVRKGTTHQVLKLLRTCKALSAPELKNATYKKFDLTKHGKEFQLFFFQNTAIKVTPEKIITLKRDDINNYIFDNAVLPANIRLLNEPFFQPYIDEQGRNRVRISTDKCEYLNFLINGSRVYWAKEYPHEAHRWGTFYTLNSPHLTEEEQITQEQHFLSKCYAIGYLLHRYKMPHFEKFIYIVDDEMKGTLSQSNGGTGKGIFSNAIKLSTSVFNCAGKDSKLFDNTHIFDELNENHDVICFDDMAEHRFEKLYNYITDGIRVNPKFRPSFFIPPDKSPKLFGTFNHALKNGADSDFRRLFFVTFSSYYHYSHPEMKRQWQPTDDFGHSLFDDWNASQWDLFYNFMLRCTQFYMQNKMNPYFAPMDRINYNNLKASIGDNFLEWAEEYFADRLNTEVQRREMQEDYKASCGNFKLTAQGFRTKLAQYCQLKGYTLSDIIKKTETTPDNRRASVDYFMITSKTETTTPSHPSTLSDPSNDDNDPDLFTDLPY; encoded by the coding sequence ATGAATAGCGACTACAAATACACCCCAGAAAAACTATACGAAAATACCGACAACGGACTCGACATACTCCACCGTTACCTCCCCGATTGCATAGGTTGCGAACGCACCCGCAAACCATTTCGCTATCGCAATGAGCGCACCCCTTCAGCCTACCTATATTTGCCCCCACAAGGCAAATGCTGGATCGTAAAAGATTTCGGTGGCGACACTCACACCCCCATACAAGTATACCAGCACCTCACTGGCGAAACCGATTACCACCGCACCCTACAAGCCCTATATGCCGAATTTAATATAGGCGAAAACTCACTAAACCTCACCCCAAACAAAACATTTGCACCCCGCGGAAACCACCCCGACGGCTATTTCCGCATATACCCAAAAACACAAATCGAAAACCTACAAGTAATACACCCCTTCCTAACCCCCGAAATATGCGCACGCTATAACGTACACGAACTACAAAAAGTAGAACGCGTAACCTCTAACGGCAAACTAATGACCATAGAAGCCACACCACAATACCCTATGTTCGCCTATTCCCCCGATTTAAACAATTGGGCTAAAACATACTACCCAGCCGAGAAAAAACGCAAAATAACCGACGAAAACGGAAATACCAAAACCGAAAATTTCAAACACGGATACCTCGGAAAAAAACCTCCCGTATACCTGCACGGACTCGCATACATCAAATCCATAATCACCGATGAACGATACCAAAAAATACAAGAACTACGCACACAAGTAGAAAACTGCGACTCCCCAGAATTCAAAAAACAAATACAAGAACTCCTAAACGAAGAACTCTTACCCTACATAATTATATGCTCCGGTGGCTCCGACGGGCTCACCCTCGCTTCTCTATCCCCCGACTTCTACCCCGTTTGGGGAAACTCCGAAGGCGATATAATACAATATACAGACTATGAGTACCTAAAAACCATAAGTCAGCACCTCATAAACCTACCCGATGTCGATACATCAGGAATCGAATTTGCCTATAAATATTCCAGAAAATACTGGAAACTCCCCACCGTATTCCTACCAAAATACTATTTAGGCGAAAAAGGCAAAGACTTCCGCGACTACGTAAACTATTTCAAAGAAGCAACACCACAAACCGTCGCCAACGAATTTAAAAAACTACTAAAAATACCAGTATCCTGCGATTTCGTAACCTTAGAAGACAAAAAATACACCATAAACCACGAAAACCTATTCTACTTCCTACAAGTAAACCACTATTTCGTATTCCAGTCCGATATAGCACAAAATACCGACAACGAAAACAAAGGATATTTAGTAAAAGTAGACGACTATAAACTATCAATCCCACAAACCGCCACCATACGCGACTTTTGTGTCAATTACTACGTTCGCAAAGGAACCACACATCAAGTGCTCAAACTATTGCGCACCTGCAAAGCCCTATCAGCCCCCGAACTCAAAAACGCCACCTACAAAAAATTCGACCTTACCAAGCACGGCAAAGAATTTCAGCTATTTTTCTTTCAAAATACCGCCATAAAAGTAACCCCCGAAAAAATCATAACACTAAAACGCGACGACATCAACAACTACATATTCGATAACGCCGTACTACCCGCCAATATCCGCCTGCTCAACGAACCATTCTTTCAGCCCTATATCGATGAGCAAGGGCGCAACCGCGTACGCATAAGCACCGATAAATGCGAATACCTAAACTTCCTCATCAACGGAAGCCGAGTCTATTGGGCTAAAGAATACCCCCACGAAGCACACCGCTGGGGAACATTCTACACCCTCAACAGCCCACACCTCACTGAAGAAGAACAAATCACACAAGAACAACACTTCTTATCCAAATGCTACGCCATAGGATACCTATTACACCGATATAAAATGCCCCATTTCGAAAAATTTATATACATAGTAGACGACGAAATGAAAGGAACCCTATCACAAAGCAATGGCGGTACCGGTAAAGGCATATTCTCCAATGCAATAAAACTATCAACAAGCGTATTCAATTGCGCCGGTAAAGACAGCAAACTATTCGATAACACACACATATTCGACGAACTCAACGAAAACCACGACGTAATATGCTTCGACGATATGGCAGAACACCGATTTGAAAAACTATACAACTACATCACCGACGGCATACGAGTAAACCCCAAATTCCGACCAAGTTTCTTTATCCCACCCGATAAAAGCCCAAAACTATTCGGGACATTCAATCACGCACTAAAAAACGGAGCCGATAGCGATTTCCGCCGACTATTCTTTGTAACATTCTCATCATACTACCACTACTCACACCCCGAAATGAAACGCCAATGGCAACCCACTGACGACTTCGGGCACAGCCTATTCGACGACTGGAACGCCTCACAATGGGACTTATTCTACAACTTTATGCTACGTTGCACCCAATTCTATATGCAAAACAAAATGAACCCCTATTTCGCCCCAATGGACAGAATAAACTACAACAACCTAAAAGCCTCAATAGGCGACAACTTCCTTGAATGGGCTGAAGAATACTTTGCCGACCGACTAAATACCGAAGTACAACGCCGAGAAATGCAAGAAGACTACAAAGCCTCCTGCGGTAATTTCAAACTCACCGCACAAGGCTTCCGCACCAAGTTAGCACAATACTGCCAACTCAAAGGATACACCCTATCCGATATCATCAAAAAAACCGAAACCACCCCCGACAATCGCCGTGCCTCCGTCGATTACTTTATGATCACCTCGAAAACCGAAACCACCACCCCGTCCCACCCGTCCACCTTGTCCGACCCGTCCAACGACGACAACGACCCCGATTTATTCACCGATTTACCCTATTAA
- a CDS encoding transcriptional regulator: MKERILQFIEYKRLSKNKFYKETGLSNGILDKQGGISSDSLEKIYCVYPEINLDWLLTGKGEMLKKEGLVQQAHNNISSTITQHQTIHAPEDYETLKKENQRLTQENSGLKDKIIQLMEEKMSK; the protein is encoded by the coding sequence ATGAAAGAAAGAATATTGCAATTCATTGAATATAAGAGGCTTAGCAAAAATAAGTTTTATAAGGAAACAGGGCTTTCTAATGGAATTTTAGACAAGCAAGGTGGTATTTCTTCTGATAGTTTAGAGAAAATTTACTGTGTTTATCCCGAAATAAATCTAGATTGGCTTCTAACAGGCAAAGGGGAAATGTTAAAGAAAGAGGGGTTGGTACAGCAAGCACACAATAATATAAGCAGCACGATAACCCAACACCAAACAATACACGCCCCCGAAGACTATGAAACCTTAAAAAAGGAAAACCAACGATTGACACAAGAGAACTCTGGGCTGAAAGATAAAATAATACAGCTAATGGAGGAGAAAATGAGTAAGTAA
- a CDS encoding ComEA family DNA-binding protein: MHFNQSQYRGILWLLLLIMAVQLFFYFFHFRGSNYTFTENLLLDKEIDSLKRLASQPKKDTIYPFNPNFITDYKGYRLGLTVEQIDRLQAFRAQGKFVNSAQEFQRVTGVSDTLLLKIAPSFKFPEWVTSKKNFTYTNTKPLPKEDINTASAEDLMKIYGIGEGFSARILKYREKLQGFTYIEQVAEVYKLEKEVYERVAERFEVKTLPVIEKKDINLLNMYELGKIPYIHYGEGKKIVGLRSALGRISNFEELLQIEGFDKERIERLQLYLTIKN; encoded by the coding sequence ATGCACTTTAACCAATCTCAATACCGAGGTATATTATGGTTGCTTTTGCTTATAATGGCAGTACAACTGTTTTTTTATTTCTTCCATTTTAGAGGTAGTAATTATACTTTTACCGAGAACTTATTACTTGATAAAGAGATAGATTCACTAAAAAGGCTTGCTTCTCAACCTAAAAAAGATACTATCTACCCTTTTAACCCTAATTTTATTACTGATTATAAAGGTTATAGATTGGGGCTTACTGTTGAGCAAATAGATCGTTTGCAGGCTTTTAGGGCACAGGGTAAATTTGTTAATTCGGCTCAAGAATTTCAGCGAGTAACAGGTGTATCGGATACTTTGTTGCTAAAAATAGCTCCTTCGTTTAAATTTCCTGAATGGGTGACAAGCAAAAAGAACTTTACATATACTAATACTAAGCCTTTGCCTAAGGAGGATATTAATACAGCTTCTGCTGAAGATTTGATGAAAATATATGGTATAGGCGAAGGATTTTCGGCACGTATTTTAAAGTATAGAGAGAAATTACAAGGCTTTACTTATATTGAGCAAGTGGCAGAAGTTTATAAGTTAGAAAAGGAAGTGTATGAGCGAGTAGCAGAGCGTTTTGAAGTGAAAACTTTGCCTGTTATTGAGAAGAAAGATATTAATCTGCTTAATATGTATGAGCTAGGTAAAATACCTTATATACATTATGGAGAAGGCAAGAAAATAGTAGGATTGCGCAGTGCATTAGGACGTATAAGTAACTTTGAAGAACTACTGCAAATAGAAGGTTTTGACAAAGAACGTATAGAGCGATTGCAACTGTACTTAACTATTAAAAATTAG